The Nicotiana tabacum cultivar K326 chromosome 14, ASM71507v2, whole genome shotgun sequence genome contains a region encoding:
- the LOC142168822 gene encoding uncharacterized protein LOC142168822, whose translation MFKVREFNDKHTCSLKDKVYEPHQATSRLIEVEKVNIRVKEYLELAGYEKWARLYAPVNRGWTMTINIAESINSALESARELPIYYFLEEVRKMFGHWNYSKRKEVSHMYTTLGKKIPGDPYFE comes from the exons ATGTTCAAAGTGAGGGAGTTCAATGATAAGCATACATGTTCATTGAAGGATAAGGTGTATGAGCCACATCAAGCAACTAGTAGATTGATTGAG GTGGAGAAGGTAAATATTCGGGTGAAAGAATACTTGGAATTAGCTGGATACGAAAAGTGGGCTAGGTTGTATGCACCTGTTAACCGTGGATGGACTATGACGATAAATATTGCTGAGTCAATCAATTCTGCACTTGAATCAGCAAGAGAATTGCCAATATACTACTTCCTAGAAGAAGTTAGGAAGATGTTTGGACATTGGAATTACAGCAAACGGAAAGAAGTTTCACACATGTACACAACGCTTGGGAAAAAAATACCAGGAGATCCTTATTTTGAATGA